From a region of the uncultured Desulfatiglans sp. genome:
- a CDS encoding hypothetical protein (Evidence 5 : Unknown function), protein MNKSSFPDGKRGCAGKSFPDGHESSRGSWSNLVGLVEKIVPTVKDENVQPA, encoded by the coding sequence ATGAACAAATCCTCATTTCCGGATGGGAAACGGGGTTGTGCCGGAAAATCGTTTCCGGATGGGCACGAGTCGAGCCGGGGCTCATGGTCGAACCTGGTTGGGCTCGTGGAGAAAATTGTGCCGACGGTTAAGGACGAAAATGTTCAACCTGCCTAA
- a CDS encoding hypothetical protein (Evidence 5 : Unknown function), with product MFNLPKISIVVPSFNQGRFLGQTLESIFSQGYPALEVVVMDGGSSDDSVEIIQRFAPRLTFWRSEPDNGQTEAINIGARYCSGELIAWLNSDDRYWMDALWTVARAYLKHPGYGLYIGNGLRYSQSEDRYTPFCPRHVALNRQALIEGLDYILQPSTFFLRTAWEEAGGLDESLQYCMDWDIIVRIARDHPAVAINEFLSVSREYGETKTASGKMRRAIEILDLARVHSRKDVTAGALFYFLETLLDAGNDACIEGLRPRCFEMMGAIGDHFAACYGNRDGFPEKGDPGDICHLPFPGAGVPSSPVGLSEDRLPAISVVTPSYNQAEFLGRTLDSLCGQGYPQLEMIVIDGDSSDGSQEIIRSYEDRLSYWVSEPDAGPAQAINKGFTQVTGEIVGWLNSDDCLAAGALWEVGKAFAEDPELDMIYANALYIDEQDQIFLADHGHQKTGVYYGRMQPRELVPAYWKYVHAVPQPTVFFRRHLLERCGALDESYHFIFDFELFWRFMQVAKIRKIEKFLAFYRIHSKAKTSDWGNFETELYRFSRPWWPSIGTPEYRATLQDFLSHFMLRKYAGLPQGFRYSWVKFWAGLSISMHIGNPEKWRFLRPKPQVLNGLGATDAGSTAGSGCSVAPPCPGEMELSLPGRSDDARPMPERGAIRYRSFFCSFQFPRYPGYSGGEIRDFHILRHLLSFSTVAFFALYEGGDDGRTPALEPFVERLFVGSHAVEDQRTLWGSTASFLRGRQIPVCAMRYHYDVHERFPRVHTQIAPVLQAALAENQPDFLFVSPQSNPVAMALDARPLRTRLIMASYDVEAVRMRRLAESQRGTRRLAAAWEAQRAKRFEQENLALYDGIIAVSDLDKKIFIEEYGFPEERVLVVDNGVDPSYFRYHERKALPEHPEIVYTGSFTYPPNREAAWRLIRRIMPLVWQEIPDARLWVVGQSPGPDLMEAADERRVLVTGRVEDVRPYLTAAAVGCVPLLSGSGTKYKVLEAMSAGMPLVCSPIAAEALEVENGVHLLIRESDEDLARAIVKLVRNPEIALAMARNARQWVERRYAWEAVLPRLDGWLDALAAMPRLVEASGGTRRI from the coding sequence ATGTTCAACCTGCCTAAAATCAGCATCGTGGTCCCCTCGTTCAATCAAGGGCGGTTTCTCGGGCAAACTCTGGAAAGCATTTTCAGCCAGGGCTATCCCGCATTGGAGGTCGTGGTCATGGATGGGGGGTCTTCCGACGACAGCGTGGAAATCATTCAGCGCTTCGCGCCCCGTTTGACCTTCTGGCGAAGCGAACCGGATAACGGCCAAACAGAGGCGATAAACATCGGTGCCCGATACTGCAGCGGGGAGCTGATCGCCTGGTTGAATTCGGATGACCGCTACTGGATGGATGCGTTATGGACAGTAGCGCGCGCATACCTGAAACATCCGGGCTACGGTCTGTATATCGGGAACGGCTTGCGCTACAGCCAGAGCGAAGACCGTTACACCCCTTTCTGTCCCCGCCACGTGGCCCTGAATCGGCAGGCGCTCATCGAGGGCCTCGATTACATCCTGCAACCGTCCACCTTCTTCCTGCGCACGGCCTGGGAGGAGGCCGGGGGGCTCGACGAGAGCCTCCAGTATTGTATGGATTGGGATATCATCGTCAGGATCGCCCGCGATCACCCGGCTGTTGCGATCAACGAATTCCTCTCTGTCAGCCGGGAATACGGCGAGACCAAGACGGCTAGCGGAAAGATGCGGCGTGCGATCGAGATCCTCGATCTGGCCCGGGTGCACAGCCGGAAGGACGTGACGGCGGGCGCCCTGTTCTATTTCCTCGAGACCCTGCTCGATGCAGGGAACGATGCCTGCATTGAAGGTCTTCGCCCCCGATGCTTCGAGATGATGGGGGCCATCGGCGATCATTTTGCAGCCTGTTACGGCAACCGGGACGGCTTCCCTGAAAAGGGAGACCCGGGGGACATCTGCCATCTTCCTTTCCCAGGGGCCGGCGTCCCATCTTCTCCTGTCGGATTGTCCGAAGACCGTCTGCCTGCCATCAGCGTCGTCACTCCTTCCTACAATCAGGCGGAATTCCTGGGTCGTACACTCGACAGCCTCTGCGGGCAAGGGTATCCGCAGCTGGAAATGATCGTTATCGACGGCGATTCATCCGATGGGAGCCAGGAGATCATCCGGTCCTATGAAGACCGTCTCTCCTACTGGGTGTCCGAGCCGGACGCCGGGCCTGCGCAGGCCATCAACAAAGGGTTCACCCAGGTCACCGGAGAGATTGTCGGCTGGCTGAATTCAGACGATTGCCTGGCTGCCGGTGCCTTGTGGGAGGTTGGAAAGGCCTTCGCGGAGGACCCGGAACTAGACATGATCTACGCGAATGCGCTCTATATCGATGAACAGGATCAGATCTTTCTTGCCGATCACGGGCACCAGAAGACGGGGGTGTACTACGGCCGGATGCAGCCGCGTGAACTGGTCCCCGCCTACTGGAAGTATGTTCACGCGGTCCCTCAGCCGACGGTCTTTTTCCGGCGGCATCTGTTGGAGCGCTGCGGAGCGCTGGACGAGAGCTACCATTTCATTTTCGACTTCGAGCTTTTCTGGCGTTTTATGCAGGTTGCGAAGATCCGAAAGATCGAAAAGTTCCTGGCCTTCTATCGCATCCATTCGAAGGCGAAGACCAGTGACTGGGGGAATTTCGAGACCGAGCTGTACCGGTTCAGCCGTCCATGGTGGCCGTCCATCGGAACGCCAGAGTACCGTGCCACCCTTCAGGACTTCCTCTCTCATTTCATGCTGCGGAAGTATGCTGGATTGCCCCAGGGCTTCAGATATTCATGGGTGAAGTTTTGGGCGGGGCTCTCGATCAGTATGCACATCGGGAATCCTGAGAAATGGCGTTTTCTGAGGCCGAAGCCGCAGGTGCTGAACGGATTGGGCGCAACAGACGCTGGCAGCACCGCAGGTTCGGGGTGTAGTGTCGCCCCGCCCTGCCCCGGCGAAATGGAGCTTTCGCTGCCCGGGCGCAGCGACGACGCCCGGCCCATGCCTGAACGGGGCGCCATCCGATACCGATCCTTTTTCTGCTCCTTCCAGTTTCCGCGCTACCCGGGTTACTCCGGCGGTGAAATCAGGGACTTCCATATTCTGAGGCACCTGTTGAGCTTCAGCACGGTCGCGTTTTTTGCTCTCTACGAAGGAGGCGATGACGGGCGTACGCCTGCTTTGGAGCCTTTTGTGGAGCGGTTGTTCGTCGGGAGTCATGCGGTTGAAGATCAGCGCACGCTTTGGGGCTCCACAGCCAGCTTTCTCCGGGGCAGGCAGATTCCCGTCTGTGCTATGCGCTACCACTACGATGTCCATGAGCGCTTCCCGCGGGTCCATACGCAGATCGCCCCTGTGCTGCAGGCCGCCCTCGCCGAAAACCAGCCTGATTTCCTTTTCGTGAGCCCTCAGAGCAACCCTGTGGCGATGGCCTTGGATGCGAGGCCGTTGAGGACCCGGTTGATTATGGCTTCCTATGACGTAGAGGCCGTTCGAATGCGCCGGCTGGCAGAATCCCAACGAGGGACCCGGCGTTTGGCCGCCGCCTGGGAGGCGCAGCGCGCGAAGCGCTTCGAGCAGGAGAACCTGGCCCTGTATGACGGCATCATCGCGGTGAGCGACCTTGACAAAAAGATCTTCATCGAAGAGTATGGGTTCCCCGAAGAGCGCGTCCTTGTAGTAGACAATGGGGTGGACCCTTCCTATTTCCGGTATCATGAACGAAAGGCTTTGCCGGAACACCCCGAGATCGTCTACACCGGCAGTTTCACCTATCCACCCAATCGAGAGGCCGCCTGGCGGTTGATCAGGCGGATCATGCCGCTTGTCTGGCAAGAGATTCCAGATGCCCGCCTCTGGGTCGTAGGGCAGTCACCCGGCCCGGATCTGATGGAAGCCGCCGACGAAAGGCGGGTTCTGGTCACGGGCAGGGTGGAGGATGTACGCCCTTATTTGACGGCTGCGGCGGTCGGATGCGTTCCTCTTCTTTCAGGGTCCGGCACGAAGTATAAGGTGCTCGAGGCTATGAGCGCGGGGATGCCCCTCGTCTGCTCCCCCATCGCCGCCGAGGCCTTGGAGGTGGAGAACGGGGTCCATCTGCTGATCAGGGAGAGCGACGAGGACTTGGCTCGAGCCATCGTAAAGTTGGTTCGTAACCCCGAGATCGCCCTCGCCATGGCACGAAACGCGAGGCAATGGGTGGAGAGACGCTACGCCTGGGAGGCCGTGCTGCCCCGTTTGGATGGCTGGCTCGATGCGCTTGCCGCCATGCCTCGTCTGGTGGAAGCGTCTGGCGGGACGAGGCGGATTTGA
- the gmd gene encoding GDP-mannose 4,6-dehydratase, which yields MKRALILGIGGQDGYYLTRLLRDKGYDVWGVLLPQDLTQTTLESLHDDVVLMQGDISDEVFMARVLEEVRPAEIYNLAGISFIPLSWEQPGLVGRVNGAAPGQILELIRTNLPTARFFQAGSSEMFGHDPFGSPQNEKTPFRPDNPYASAKVFAAHLVRNYREHFGLFACTGILYNHESPRRDPRFVTRKITQAAASISRGRCKELVLGNIHARRDWSYAGDTVRAMWLMLQAERPADYVIGSGKLKSITDVLEIAFEAVGLDWRRHVRSDQSIYRPLETRPLLADPSKARRELAWEREVSFEELIRMMVEADLERDALEEE from the coding sequence TTGAAACGAGCACTCATTCTGGGGATAGGTGGGCAGGACGGGTATTATCTGACCCGCCTCCTGAGAGACAAGGGGTACGATGTCTGGGGGGTGCTTCTGCCTCAGGATTTGACGCAGACGACCCTCGAATCCCTGCACGACGATGTGGTGTTGATGCAGGGGGACATCTCGGACGAGGTCTTTATGGCGCGCGTTCTGGAGGAGGTGCGGCCGGCGGAGATTTACAACCTGGCCGGGATCAGCTTCATTCCGCTCTCCTGGGAGCAGCCCGGCCTGGTCGGCCGTGTGAACGGCGCCGCTCCAGGGCAGATCCTGGAACTGATCCGGACCAATCTGCCTACGGCCCGGTTTTTCCAGGCTGGAAGCAGTGAAATGTTCGGCCATGATCCTTTCGGTTCCCCTCAGAACGAAAAGACGCCGTTCCGCCCCGACAACCCCTATGCCTCTGCGAAGGTGTTCGCCGCGCACCTCGTACGCAACTACCGCGAGCACTTCGGGTTGTTCGCCTGCACGGGCATCCTTTACAACCACGAGTCGCCGCGCAGAGACCCCCGGTTTGTGACCCGCAAGATCACCCAGGCCGCAGCCTCCATTTCACGCGGAAGGTGTAAAGAGCTCGTGCTGGGCAATATCCATGCCCGGAGGGACTGGAGCTACGCCGGAGATACGGTCAGGGCCATGTGGTTGATGCTCCAGGCCGAGAGGCCGGCGGACTATGTCATCGGGTCCGGCAAGCTCAAGAGCATCACCGATGTGCTCGAAATCGCCTTTGAGGCGGTCGGACTGGATTGGCGCAGACATGTGCGCTCGGATCAGAGCATCTACCGGCCGCTCGAAACGCGGCCCCTTTTGGCTGACCCGTCGAAGGCCCGCAGGGAGTTGGCCTGGGAAAGAGAGGTGTCCTTTGAGGAGTTGATCCGCATGATGGTCGAGGCGGATCTCGAAAGGGATGCCTTGGAAGAAGAATAG
- a CDS encoding hypothetical protein (Evidence 5 : Unknown function): MTKKRFIRIGEKRFQRIVTRCSKGATMSRARVIFIVFLLSIGVSVTGCSDGKEEPASKTQQTAPAVVLPPVMTTFAQELAVVGEAPKKTAAGTVVPLIVRVKNTSEQIWPAKGASPEDVENRVRLGAYWMSAQGKQLPEEGYALLTEDLMPGESAELALEIKAPDARGVHVLHVSMLQEAVAWFSAKGAEGLDIPMMIE; encoded by the coding sequence ATGACCAAGAAAAGGTTCATTCGAATCGGCGAAAAGCGTTTTCAACGGATTGTCACACGTTGTTCGAAAGGAGCAACCATGTCCCGTGCCCGTGTCATTTTTATCGTTTTCTTGCTGTCGATCGGTGTTTCCGTGACGGGCTGCAGCGATGGGAAAGAGGAGCCCGCATCTAAAACCCAGCAAACTGCTCCGGCAGTGGTTCTTCCCCCTGTCATGACAACCTTCGCGCAGGAGCTTGCCGTGGTCGGGGAGGCCCCTAAAAAGACGGCCGCTGGCACGGTTGTCCCCCTGATCGTCCGAGTAAAAAACACTTCAGAACAGATCTGGCCCGCAAAGGGGGCCTCGCCGGAGGATGTCGAAAACCGCGTCCGTCTGGGCGCTTATTGGATGTCGGCCCAGGGGAAGCAGCTACCCGAAGAAGGGTACGCTCTCTTGACGGAGGATCTGATGCCTGGCGAATCGGCGGAACTCGCGCTCGAGATCAAGGCACCCGATGCGAGGGGTGTGCATGTGCTCCATGTCTCGATGCTGCAGGAGGCGGTGGCCTGGTTTTCCGCCAAGGGAGCAGAAGGTTTGGATATCCCGATGATGATCGAATAA
- a CDS encoding Glycosyl transferase family 2 — MMKVSIIVPCYNESSTIEEILSAVDHSPVHDKEVIVVDDFSTDGTREKLQRGIAARVDKVIYHDRNSGKGAAIRTGIAAATGDVIIIQDADLEYDPQEYPKLLQPIVDLRADVVYGSRFVSDGPHRVVHFWHRLGNGLLTLLSNMLTGMALTDMETCYKVFRREVIQGIRIEEDRFGFEPEITAKLSKKWKREGLRIYEVGISYSGRSYREGKKINWRDGVRTVYCILKYNLWQ; from the coding sequence ATGATGAAGGTGTCCATTATCGTTCCCTGCTACAACGAGTCCTCCACCATTGAAGAGATCCTCAGCGCTGTCGATCATTCACCCGTCCACGATAAAGAAGTGATCGTCGTGGATGATTTCTCGACCGACGGGACGCGCGAAAAGCTCCAGCGCGGTATTGCAGCGCGGGTCGACAAGGTCATCTATCATGACCGAAATTCAGGCAAAGGAGCGGCTATCCGGACCGGCATCGCCGCCGCGACCGGAGATGTGATTATCATTCAGGACGCCGATCTGGAGTACGACCCGCAGGAGTACCCGAAGCTGCTTCAACCCATTGTGGATCTCCGCGCCGATGTGGTCTACGGCTCCCGCTTCGTCTCGGACGGTCCCCACAGGGTGGTCCATTTCTGGCATCGCCTGGGCAATGGTCTCCTGACCCTCCTTTCGAACATGCTTACGGGGATGGCTTTGACCGACATGGAGACCTGTTATAAGGTTTTTCGCCGGGAAGTGATTCAGGGCATCCGCATCGAGGAGGACCGCTTCGGCTTCGAACCGGAGATTACGGCCAAACTCTCCAAAAAATGGAAACGCGAGGGGTTGCGGATTTACGAGGTGGGAATATCCTACTCCGGGCGAAGCTACCGCGAAGGTAAGAAGATCAATTGGCGCGACGGGGTGCGCACGGTCTACTGCATCCTGAAGTACAATCTTTGGCAATAG
- a CDS encoding hypothetical protein (Evidence 5 : Unknown function), giving the protein MKDGVAYLRWIQEILSHPTFRLGADWTLSGLIYWILDVDSHGSADQRQDLKDKRRILFFHFLHSIFDRGQTLFVSDFLPHS; this is encoded by the coding sequence GTGAAAGATGGAGTTGCTTACCTTCGCTGGATCCAAGAAATACTTTCACACCCTACATTTCGGCTTGGCGCTGATTGGACGTTGTCAGGCTTAATTTATTGGATTCTAGATGTGGATTCTCATGGCTCAGCTGATCAAAGGCAAGATCTGAAAGACAAGAGGAGGATACTGTTCTTTCACTTTTTACACAGCATTTTCGATCGTGGTCAGACCTTATTTGTCTCTGACTTCTTGCCGCATTCATAG
- a CDS encoding membrane hypothetical protein (Evidence 5 : Unknown function), with amino-acid sequence MSSNKNYRYIFISTCLLIFLVQYYLFKSYVLREVSWAYPTWADQAQYLASAYRVYNTMLNSSFLDALISEFLRPKPNGSLIEIEGAVSFVLGGPTRLSALSINFIHLIFMQFVTIITFYKLTKSPLISLICIGILMSISAIYIMPGAMYDYRIDFMSFCLYATLILIFLHTDFLSSRKWSIIWGAFCALCIVTRHNTVVYIIGIWIALSFYVGFNFFSSFDTRKIYKKKALCLIFSVIACFVLLFPFALVSYKSFWLYYIHQAQVRGPIRLQGEPIFNFIDFLLYYPKQVLCEKMGMTSVLLLIGIMLLCVIAVSISKKRQFSKKNVVERIQYNNFKNNIFFIGVTIFVPLVVLTVNPAKSSVVGGILAFPVAIMIFYILSHVYCYYLAVWPGYLYRIIFVFVACFTIAVGTIYSFANSCKKSPQSIYKSDTNSLMDYYQTFYKLCVNLNLYNPTVICDYLVDRLEPVILTVTAYENLQIYIHPRQIARTEQILAVNKDALLSAAEKTDFLVLTESDHKGKLYYPYNKLMHEVQHELFAISKEHHMQVGCWTSYGEKVKLFVNKKYSQKICERGLAGVALRSERL; translated from the coding sequence ATGAGTTCGAATAAAAATTATCGGTACATCTTTATAAGCACTTGCTTGCTGATTTTTCTTGTTCAGTACTATCTTTTCAAATCATATGTTTTAAGAGAAGTGTCTTGGGCGTATCCAACTTGGGCAGATCAAGCACAATACTTGGCATCAGCATATAGAGTATATAATACAATGCTTAATTCCTCTTTTTTGGACGCGCTAATATCGGAGTTTTTACGACCTAAACCAAATGGTAGCCTAATTGAAATTGAAGGGGCAGTTTCATTTGTTCTTGGAGGTCCAACACGGTTAAGTGCCCTGAGTATCAATTTTATTCATCTCATATTTATGCAATTTGTAACAATAATTACATTTTATAAATTAACAAAATCGCCGCTTATATCATTAATTTGTATTGGAATTCTTATGAGCATAAGCGCGATATATATAATGCCTGGTGCTATGTATGATTATAGAATTGATTTTATGTCTTTTTGTTTATATGCAACCTTAATTTTAATTTTTCTTCATACAGACTTTCTATCAAGCCGAAAATGGTCGATTATTTGGGGAGCTTTTTGTGCTTTGTGTATCGTAACCCGTCATAATACGGTTGTATATATTATTGGTATTTGGATTGCCCTTTCCTTTTATGTTGGATTTAATTTTTTTAGTAGTTTTGACACTAGAAAGATTTATAAAAAGAAAGCTTTGTGTTTGATTTTTTCTGTAATAGCATGCTTTGTGCTCCTGTTTCCATTTGCTTTAGTTAGCTACAAATCATTCTGGCTCTACTATATCCATCAAGCACAAGTACGAGGACCGATAAGATTGCAAGGAGAGCCAATATTTAATTTTATTGATTTTCTATTATATTATCCAAAGCAAGTACTGTGCGAAAAAATGGGAATGACTTCGGTGTTGTTGCTTATAGGGATTATGTTGCTATGCGTAATAGCTGTTTCTATTTCAAAGAAACGTCAGTTTAGTAAAAAAAATGTAGTTGAGCGCATTCAATATAACAATTTTAAAAATAACATTTTTTTTATCGGAGTGACAATTTTTGTACCTCTCGTAGTATTAACAGTTAATCCGGCTAAGTCGAGCGTGGTGGGCGGTATTTTAGCTTTTCCCGTAGCAATTATGATTTTTTATATTTTATCTCATGTGTATTGTTATTATCTAGCAGTATGGCCAGGATATTTGTATCGTATAATATTCGTATTTGTTGCTTGTTTTACAATTGCAGTGGGGACTATTTATAGTTTTGCTAATTCATGTAAAAAGTCACCGCAATCTATATATAAAAGTGATACAAATTCTTTAATGGATTATTACCAAACATTTTATAAGCTATGCGTTAATTTGAATTTGTATAACCCTACAGTTATTTGTGATTATCTTGTGGATCGGCTTGAACCTGTAATCCTTACTGTGACAGCGTATGAAAATTTGCAAATTTATATTCATCCGCGGCAGATAGCTAGGACTGAGCAGATTCTTGCCGTTAATAAGGATGCCTTATTATCGGCTGCCGAGAAGACGGATTTTCTTGTTCTGACTGAATCAGATCACAAGGGGAAATTATATTATCCTTATAATAAATTAATGCATGAGGTTCAGCATGAACTTTTTGCAATTTCAAAAGAGCATCACATGCAAGTTGGTTGCTGGACAAGTTATGGCGAAAAGGTTAAGTTGTTTGTGAATAAAAAATATAGCCAAAAAATTTGCGAGAGAGGATTAGCAGGGGTTGCGTTGCGAAGTGAAAGGTTGTGA
- a CDS encoding conserved membrane hypothetical protein (Evidence 4 : Unknown function but conserved in other organisms), producing the protein MSKKLLNLLGYTVTVAFLSWILYRFHDQTDWSLVLKLFQHPFLTSVHFLLLFGTYAFFLLGWHFLLTNRQVRCTFWKAAAIWLIPNLGKYIPGRVFLPMARTELLYRNGVTRGHAFAYFLLEQCITVIGTLPFALMPAVFFLKRESPLVLLLSASATLIFLFLAARPNLIVHTLNIGLRLLKRTPLDPDFARIPTLRLTLLYSLGWLSYGLSGLVLASSLELHLDNLALALPCALIAAWLIGFLSILTPGGLGIRETATVALLAPFLPGPDALILAFVLRFSWTLMEVLGVALGIIIYRKIHT; encoded by the coding sequence ATGAGCAAGAAACTCCTCAATCTATTAGGCTATACCGTAACTGTTGCTTTCTTATCCTGGATCCTGTATCGCTTTCATGATCAAACAGACTGGTCTCTTGTCCTCAAACTCTTCCAGCATCCATTTCTAACGTCCGTTCATTTTCTGCTCCTTTTCGGAACTTATGCCTTTTTTCTCCTTGGATGGCATTTCCTCCTCACGAACCGCCAGGTCCGATGCACCTTTTGGAAAGCCGCAGCAATATGGTTGATCCCCAACCTCGGCAAATACATCCCCGGCAGAGTTTTTCTTCCTATGGCCCGCACTGAACTCCTCTATCGGAATGGAGTCACCAGAGGACATGCGTTCGCCTATTTTCTGCTTGAACAGTGCATCACCGTCATCGGAACCTTACCTTTTGCCCTCATGCCAGCCGTCTTCTTCCTTAAGCGGGAAAGCCCACTCGTCCTGCTCCTATCCGCATCGGCAACCCTCATCTTCCTTTTTCTGGCGGCCCGCCCGAATCTCATCGTCCACACACTAAACATAGGGCTACGCCTTCTCAAGCGCACTCCTCTGGACCCGGACTTTGCTCGAATCCCCACCCTACGCCTCACCCTCCTGTATTCGCTCGGTTGGCTCAGCTACGGACTCTCAGGCCTCGTCCTCGCATCCAGCCTCGAATTGCACCTGGACAACCTGGCCCTTGCACTTCCCTGCGCCCTCATCGCAGCCTGGCTCATAGGCTTTCTTTCCATCCTTACCCCCGGAGGTCTGGGCATCCGTGAAACCGCCACGGTCGCCCTCCTCGCCCCCTTCTTACCCGGACCCGACGCCCTAATCCTCGCCTTCGTCCTACGCTTTTCATGGACGCTCATGGAGGTCTTAGGAGTAGCGCTGGGCATTATTATTTACCGCAAAATCCACACATGA
- a CDS encoding conserved hypothetical protein (Evidence 4 : Unknown function but conserved in other organisms): protein MNVKRNNLQKYTNKNPIQKFLLDRFFDRITFELSLISFDRVLEFGCGEGYFLAEMRKRSAYFQPQSFLGVDIRKEAITYASELNPGYRFLHRNILVHPLTSFRPDLVIASEVLEHIPSPAFCLTQLKQLESRYFLLTVPWEPWFRLLNFLRGRDVSRLGNHPEHVNTWTHKGFIRFISKHLKILHATKSFPFTIIIASQEQSTLRSSHI, encoded by the coding sequence ATGAACGTAAAACGAAATAATCTGCAAAAATATACCAATAAAAATCCTATTCAAAAGTTTCTTTTGGACAGGTTTTTTGATCGAATTACCTTTGAACTATCGCTTATTTCGTTCGATCGCGTTTTGGAATTCGGTTGCGGGGAGGGATATTTCCTTGCTGAAATGCGCAAACGATCCGCGTATTTTCAGCCCCAATCCTTTCTAGGCGTGGATATACGCAAAGAAGCCATAACCTACGCCTCCGAACTCAATCCGGGATATAGGTTCCTGCACCGCAATATCCTTGTTCATCCCCTAACAAGTTTTCGTCCCGATTTAGTCATTGCTTCTGAGGTCCTGGAACACATTCCGTCACCTGCCTTCTGTCTTACGCAGCTGAAACAACTTGAGAGCCGCTATTTCCTTCTCACCGTACCCTGGGAACCATGGTTTCGCCTGCTCAATTTCTTACGCGGCAGAGACGTTTCGAGGTTGGGCAACCACCCAGAACATGTCAACACATGGACACATAAAGGATTTATCCGTTTCATCAGCAAACATCTGAAGATTCTTCACGCAACTAAAAGTTTCCCTTTTACGATTATCATCGCATCGCAAGAGCAGTCTACATTGCGTTCTTCGCATATATGA
- a CDS encoding Undecaprenyl-phosphate 4-deoxy-4-formamido-L-arabinose transferase, translating to MMISFVIPVFNEEKSLRELYTRISDHISETGHEWEIIFIDDGSDDRSFSIIQSLCEENPRVKGIKFRRNFGKSTALHEGFKIAGGEVVFTMDADLQDDPKEIPRFLAKLDEGYDLVSGWKEQRKDPVLSKNLPSKLFNFMISKFSGLALHDYNCGFKAYRSVLVKRLTLYGDLHRYIPAIAHAMGFRVAEIPVEHHARPYGRSKYGLERFFHGLFDFITIVFLTRFLSRPMHFFGALGLTLFMSGMFICLYLTLLWAAGEPIGGRPLLNLGVLLLILGVQSISIGLIGEMITFGHQSHSSSDVVERILNVS from the coding sequence ATGATGATTTCATTTGTCATCCCCGTTTTCAACGAGGAAAAGAGCCTTCGTGAACTGTACACCCGTATCTCTGACCATATTTCGGAAACGGGCCATGAGTGGGAAATTATCTTTATAGACGACGGCAGCGACGACCGCTCTTTTTCGATTATCCAATCCCTTTGCGAAGAGAATCCAAGGGTCAAAGGGATTAAATTCCGGCGCAATTTCGGCAAATCCACCGCTCTGCACGAAGGCTTCAAGATTGCGGGGGGTGAAGTGGTCTTCACGATGGATGCCGACCTGCAGGACGATCCGAAAGAGATCCCGCGATTTCTGGCCAAGCTCGACGAAGGCTATGACCTCGTCTCCGGATGGAAGGAGCAACGCAAGGACCCGGTTCTATCCAAAAACCTGCCGTCCAAACTGTTCAATTTCATGATCTCGAAATTTTCAGGTCTCGCTCTCCACGATTACAATTGCGGGTTCAAGGCATACCGCTCCGTCCTGGTGAAGCGGCTCACACTCTACGGTGACTTGCACCGGTACATCCCGGCCATCGCTCACGCCATGGGCTTCAGAGTAGCCGAAATCCCCGTAGAACATCACGCACGGCCCTACGGCCGCTCGAAGTACGGCCTCGAGCGTTTTTTCCACGGCCTCTTCGATTTCATCACCATCGTATTCCTGACACGCTTTCTGAGCCGCCCCATGCACTTTTTCGGCGCCCTTGGTCTAACGCTTTTCATGTCAGGTATGTTTATCTGCCTTTATCTCACACTCCTTTGGGCGGCCGGAGAACCAATAGGCGGAAGGCCTCTTTTGAATCTTGGCGTTCTGCTGCTTATTCTTGGCGTCCAAAGCATCTCCATCGGCTTGATTGGTGAAATGATCACGTTCGGCCATCAATCCCACTCTTCATCAGACGTAGTAGAGCGTATTCTCAATGTTTCCTAG
- a CDS encoding hypothetical protein (Evidence 5 : Unknown function) produces the protein MKSSWKVVGHPAKGTQRLVRPSGAGFESGMPVHLKGTGKRKTQHTPGHGSQAVETSLIKNGAF, from the coding sequence ATGAAATCATCATGGAAGGTTGTGGGGCACCCAGCTAAAGGCACCCAAAGGCTGGTCCGGCCTTCGGGCGCAGGTTTCGAAAGCGGAATGCCGGTGCATTTGAAGGGCACCGGTAAGAGGAAAACGCAACACACGCCCGGGCACGGTTCACAGGCGGTTGAGACATCACTGATTAAGAATGGAGCTTTCTAG